In the Primulina tabacum isolate GXHZ01 chromosome 7, ASM2559414v2, whole genome shotgun sequence genome, attttaaaaatatttaatttaattatgaaatttttgCGAAAAATTcgatatataaatttttataaatttcgaTTTCAAAATATGATcgttattttataaattattgtaATGTACATTGGatcatttatttatatagtttttGAATATTGTCACGTTCGAGACATCATGTATTATTTGCAAATGTAAAAGATTGAAACAAAGTCAAATAAGATTATAAATgtacttaaaaataatattataaatggaaaaaaaaatcaatttaaaaaaatatttgaccaaaggcaaaaacttgtgtaaaacggtctcacgggttgtattttgtgagacaaatatcttatttggctcatccatgaaaagtattactttttatgctaaaattattactttttattgtgaatatcggtagggttgacccgtttcacaaataaagattcgtgagaccgtctcacaagatacctactcttgACCAAATTCATTTCtccctaatttttttttaaaaaaaatcgaattttaatatatgattttttttcaatCGAAATTAAATGTGAGAATTTAAGTCCAAGGTATTTTGGATTAAAAATGTAAGAGTAAACATGTGTTGACATTAATATAATTGGAGTCATTCAATTTAAAAGATTAGCAAATCGAAatgatttaatataaataagTTTGTTAAATTTAAATAAGTAAGTTTTATATTTCTTAAgaggaaattttaattttattatggTAAGAATATCCTTtgattgatatcaaattgtgTAAAAGATTATCACAATTTAATgtccaaattttcaaatttaatctaAAATCCAAATTtaccattaaaaaaaatgaacaaaTGAGTTGGATCCACACAAGGGATTGGCCATTGgactaattaataataataaattaataaattaaaattatttttataaataaataaaattatagagAAGAACTAATTCAAGAAACGCATTAAAACTAAGGCAATGCCTTCAATTTCGAGAACTCGCTggctaaaatgcaaatttctttcttttttttgttcttgttcttgtttcctttttcCTATGTTTCACAAAACCCTATAGgaatcaattaaaaaaaaaccctacaggaatcaataaaaattttcgAACTTTAAACAATTCAGTCCCTTTTGTCCTCCTCTTTCTAATCTTACCCTGTAGTTTACTGGATTTTCATGAACTTAATGTAGAATCACATGCCACAAACACTTGATTCCATGCATTGGAATTTTTAGAAGACACGGTTGCTTTAATTTCCCATTTGGGTTTTGTTGTTTGCATGTAACAGGaagatttattttttcaatttcgaAGAAAACATGAGTCTTGAAGTAAAACCCATGTTTTTTGCGAGTACTTTGAAGTCCGGCAATGGATTCACCGACCAGTTTCCGGCGGGTCTTAGGGTTCTTGTAGTGGATGATGACCCGGCTTGTCTCAGGATCATGGAAAAGATGCTTAAAAATTGTCTCTACGAaggtaatttatttataaaaacacACACTTCTGCGtgttttgtttgtttgtgtgtGATTGTGACTGTGTTTTTTTCCCTCTTTAGGGGCACTtcatctgtttttttttttgtcatatttTGCGGATTATTGTTGCTTAAAAGTTCAGAATGTTCGTGTGTCCGAGGTTTTATCTGTCTGGTTATTGTAGATCTTGATTACATGAAAACTTGATGTTTCTGCTATTTAATTTTCGGGATTTTGATTTTGAATGTTTTAAATTGCGTGGTTGACCAGAACAGGCATAGAGTTTGGTTTATGAAATTGTGGGATTTATTCTAATTAATTGTTCAAAATATTAGGTTGATTGGTTGAGTTTAGATCttttgcagattttgagatTCAATGGTGTTTAGTTGTGCTGATGCTATCTAAATTCCATTGGTTCAATAAGGGGGTGGAAAATAACCTTTATTGCCCATCTACATTTATCGGGCTGATATGTTATAGCTAAACTTGTTGGATTTTTTTTCAGTTACCAAATGCAACCGTGCTGAGCTTGCATTGCAGTATCTAAGGGATAACAAAAATGGTTTTGATGTGGTTATAAGCGATGTCCACATGCCAGATATGGATGGTTTTAAACTTTTAGAGCAAGTTGGGCTTGAGATGGACTTGCCTGTTATCAGTAAGTAGGGCTGTTTTCTTATTGTGTATGGATTAAATGTAATCAGGAATGAATAGACTACATGTATTTTGTTCTGAGTTATTGTTTTGTCGTGTTTAGTGATGTCAGCAGATGACAGTAAAGATGTTGTGATGAAGGGTGTTACTCATGGTGCTTGTGATTATCTCATAAAACCAGTTCGTATGGAAGCGTTAAAAAACATATGGCAGCACGTGGTTCGGAAAAAGAAGCATGAGGGCAAGGATATGGATTTTGAAAATTCGGGAGGTGTGGAAGATGGagaccaaaaacaaaaaatattagaagATGGCGACTACTCTTCTTCCGCTAATGAAGAGAATAGGAATTCGAAGAAAAGAAAGGATGAGGAAGATGATGATGCAGAAGAACGTGACGATGTGTCAGCCCATAAGAAACCTCGTGTTGTATGGTCATCTGAACTCCACCTGAAATTTATGGATGCTGTGAATAAACTTGGCCTTGAAAGTATGGATCTTCCCCATTTCTCTTGTTTTCCTAGTTTTTTTAGTTGTTTGGGCTGTTTTGTCTTTGTTTACTTGTGTCTGTGCTTTAGAAAATTCATAGATTTTGTATTATGTAATTTGATGTGCTATGTTCCTACTCTGTCAATGAATGCAGAGGCTGTTCCTAAGAAAATTTTGGAGTTGATGAATGTTCCCACTCTTACCAGAGAGAACGTTGCAAGCCATCTTCAGGTTCGAACAATTTTGTTCGCTATCTTTTCCAGTCTTTAAAACCGATcttgaattattttttattattttttttttacttcaaTTTGTTATAGCTCAAACACTTTATCTTCTTCCCTCGGGAGGATTTAACTTATACAGCCAATTGATGCAGAAATATCGGCTCTACCTTAAAAGGCTAAGTGATCCATCACAACCCTCGATTGGACTCGATAACTCTTTTATGGGACCCCCAAATCCACCATTTGGGCCTGTATCTCCATTCAGTGGTGTCGATATTCAAAGCCTTGCTGCTGCCAGACAACTCCAGCCGCAGAATCTTGCTTCAATCCAAGCAGCAGTACTTGGCAGGACTGCTACCAAAACTTCGGTATCACTGCCCCTGGATGATCATAGAAACATCTTCAACTTCGAAAACCCAAAACCAAACAATAATAGCAAGCAAATCGACTTAATTCATGGAATCCCAACAACTATGGATTCAAAGCAGCTTGCTTCGTTACGACAATCTGCATCAACTTTTGGTCACATGAATATGCATATCCATTCATCGGCAGTACAAAATAATCCTCCGATGAATCAGATGGTTCAACTTCAACAGTCGAGGATTCAAGGTCTAAATGGTCAAAGTTTAAATGCTGCCGTCAGAGGCAATCATGTTTCGAATCTTCCAGCAAATGTAGTTCAATCTGTTTTGTCAACTGCAATACCCAGTACGGTATTGGGCAGAAATGGAATAGACAATGTTCAGGGGCCAGTAAATACATCTTTTTCAGCCCCCTCGAATGCCGCAGGTCTAATCACCGAGTTCCCAAATAACAGCATCTCTCTCCTTGGCAATTCAGGAACTTCCACCCTCACTTCTAAAGGGATGTTCCAAGACATGAAGTCTGAAATAAGAGGGCCTAGAGCTTTTGTTCCTAGTCACGGTGTTTTCAATGAGTTAAATATGAACATGACCCAAGATTGGGGTTTGCAAAACGCGGGATCAACTTTCGAATCTCCCCAACATTCTAATGCACGAGGAGTTCTTGGCATTTCTCCGTCAACTTTATTTCAACAAGGTTTTTCTTCCAACCCGAAGAATGTGCAAGGGCAAAGTAAGAGTCCCGTTGTTAA is a window encoding:
- the LOC142551301 gene encoding two-component response regulator ARR1-like; translation: MSLEVKPMFFASTLKSGNGFTDQFPAGLRVLVVDDDPACLRIMEKMLKNCLYEVTKCNRAELALQYLRDNKNGFDVVISDVHMPDMDGFKLLEQVGLEMDLPVIMMSADDSKDVVMKGVTHGACDYLIKPVRMEALKNIWQHVVRKKKHEGKDMDFENSGGVEDGDQKQKILEDGDYSSSANEENRNSKKRKDEEDDDAEERDDVSAHKKPRVVWSSELHLKFMDAVNKLGLEKAVPKKILELMNVPTLTRENVASHLQKYRLYLKRLSDPSQPSIGLDNSFMGPPNPPFGPVSPFSGVDIQSLAAARQLQPQNLASIQAAVLGRTATKTSVSLPLDDHRNIFNFENPKPNNNSKQIDLIHGIPTTMDSKQLASLRQSASTFGHMNMHIHSSAVQNNPPMNQMVQLQQSRIQGLNGQSLNAAVRGNHVSNLPANVVQSVLSTAIPSTVLGRNGIDNVQGPVNTSFSAPSNAAGLITEFPNNSISLLGNSGTSTLTSKGMFQDMKSEIRGPRAFVPSHGVFNELNMNMTQDWGLQNAGSTFESPQHSNARGVLGISPSTLFQQGFSSNPKNVQGQSKSPVVNSSLPENSLRNEDARLYNMGFENSLFPEQYIQEDDLMSALLKQDGTSHVEGEFGFGGYHLETLPP